The following proteins come from a genomic window of bacterium:
- a CDS encoding DDE-type integrase/transposase/recombinase, translating to MKYQDIVVVKRWIPILKEYEITKSKVTPRRFKFVKDLCEAHHISKKEITRYYHKWIEGGKTDEALLPEKRGPKPGTRRTPKDIERNIVKAYRRFGSNRYELVLLFKPYYLDKTPSPATMDRIKARYPLNESQKKIIKRYEKKAPGELAHIDLSKIPKDMRCSFKIKEIYIAALCDDCTRLTYAEILKDKKASTLTYFMARSLSWFKQIYNFEYEAVMSDNGPEFKGSIQREHPFETMCGELGIKHIYTQPYRPQTNGKIEAFWRIIKKEFFAPNSFTSKEDLILNLGNFLFEFNHLRRHGGLNYISPFDKLQKVTELLS from the coding sequence ATGAAGTATCAAGATATAGTGGTAGTAAAACGATGGATACCGATATTAAAAGAATATGAAATAACAAAGTCAAAAGTAACTCCCCGCCGGTTTAAATTTGTCAAAGATCTCTGTGAAGCCCATCATATATCAAAGAAAGAGATAACCCGATATTACCACAAATGGATAGAGGGCGGCAAAACGGATGAAGCTCTGCTGCCTGAAAAGCGAGGGCCCAAACCCGGGACAAGACGCACACCGAAGGACATAGAACGTAATATTGTAAAAGCATACAGAAGGTTCGGTTCCAACAGATACGAGCTTGTATTGCTGTTTAAACCCTACTATCTGGATAAGACACCGTCTCCGGCTACAATGGACAGAATCAAAGCCAGATATCCTTTAAATGAGAGCCAAAAGAAAATAATTAAGCGGTACGAGAAGAAGGCGCCCGGAGAGTTGGCTCATATAGACCTGTCCAAGATACCGAAAGATATGCGCTGTTCATTTAAGATCAAGGAAATTTATATAGCGGCTCTATGTGATGACTGTACCAGGCTTACTTATGCTGAGATACTAAAAGACAAGAAAGCCTCAACCCTGACATATTTCATGGCTCGTTCTTTATCCTGGTTTAAACAAATATATAATTTTGAATATGAAGCTGTGATGTCTGATAACGGGCCGGAGTTTAAAGGATCAATCCAAAGAGAACATCCGTTTGAAACAATGTGCGGTGAACTGGGTATAAAACATATATATACACAGCCTTATAGGCCGCAGACTAACGGTAAAATAGAAGCCTTCTGGAGAATAATCAAAAAAGAGTTCTTTGCTCCTAACTCTTTTACTTCAAAAGAAGACCTTATCCTTAATCTGGGTAATTTCCTGTTTGAGTTTAACCATCTAAGAAGACATGGAGGATTGAATTATATCTCTCCTTTTGATAAACTTCAAAAGGTTACCGAATTACTGAGCTAG
- a CDS encoding DUF4032 domain-containing protein, with protein sequence MKKHKKSIEQIIASAPSAQQAGHKTESIIVKKDKELIDFSRLIKNLNTKSISYAGIKPIPINKIIGSVGRYTDFNSKFFVAKEVKSAKYLSVFSAFKNGKSLPPIKVYQVLDNYFVIDGHHRVTIAKNELQAEFIDAEVTKVNFDVELNPKKKYSYNTETAKKFLILLEEKTFEEKTRLKNSILKYPIKVTDLTSFAKLYEEILSFREYHNSAQFQDKDMIYASYEWYEKIFVPAIQVIFKDKLLKDFPNRTYTDLYVWFMLHKYYLSQQAGHDVGFDFSKQDFLKKFKPEKITDIIPTIFRDFFKSLAKTVKK encoded by the coding sequence ATGAAAAAACATAAAAAATCCATTGAGCAAATCATCGCGTCGGCGCCGTCTGCACAACAAGCCGGACACAAAACGGAATCTATAATCGTGAAAAAAGATAAAGAACTCATAGATTTCAGCAGGCTGATAAAAAATTTAAACACAAAAAGCATATCTTATGCCGGAATAAAACCTATCCCGATAAATAAGATCATAGGCAGTGTGGGCAGATATACGGATTTCAACAGCAAATTTTTTGTCGCGAAAGAAGTCAAAAGCGCAAAATACCTGAGCGTCTTTTCCGCTTTCAAAAACGGAAAATCACTTCCTCCCATAAAAGTTTATCAGGTTCTTGATAATTACTTCGTAATTGACGGGCACCACCGCGTTACAATCGCAAAAAATGAACTGCAGGCCGAATTCATAGACGCGGAAGTGACAAAGGTCAATTTTGACGTGGAATTAAACCCAAAAAAGAAGTATTCATATAATACCGAAACGGCAAAAAAATTCCTTATCCTACTGGAAGAAAAAACTTTCGAGGAAAAAACACGTCTTAAAAACTCTATTTTAAAATATCCCATAAAAGTGACCGACCTCACCAGTTTTGCAAAACTTTATGAGGAAATACTGTCCTTCAGGGAATACCACAACAGCGCGCAGTTCCAGGATAAAGATATGATATATGCTTCCTATGAATGGTACGAAAAGATATTTGTTCCGGCGATTCAGGTGATTTTCAAGGACAAACTCCTCAAGGATTTCCCCAACAGGACATACACTGATTTGTATGTCTGGTTTATGCTCCATAAATATTACCTGTCTCAGCAGGCGGGGCACGATGTCGGGTTCGACTTTTCAAAACAGGACTTTCTCAAAAAATTCAAGCCGGAAAAAATTACGGATATAATACCGACGATATTCAGGGATTTCTTTAAATCATTGGCCAAAACGGTAAAAAAATGA
- a CDS encoding metallophosphoesterase — translation MKNINILAVSDIESSTLQALLPKMSAIRGKIDLLISCGDLRHDYLSFIADALNIELLYVFGNHDLYQKKSAAQYKVDSYGIPVFFPKKGFPGTNLNGKLIQCGKCIITGFEGSRWYNGQGIQYHEKEMLSSVRKTIKKIRLRKIIGKIARQKKMPFFVVSHAPVQGIHDLDDQCHRGFSCFKKFIDKIQPVLWLHGHIHQPSLIKNQISVYKQTTVINVCEYRFISVSETGKIRVSHQFQKI, via the coding sequence ATGAAAAATATCAATATTCTCGCTGTTTCAGATATAGAAAGCTCAACATTGCAGGCGCTTTTGCCGAAAATGTCCGCAATCCGCGGCAAAATCGATCTATTAATATCGTGCGGGGACCTGCGGCATGACTACCTGAGTTTTATCGCTGACGCTCTAAATATCGAACTTCTTTATGTATTCGGGAACCATGACTTATACCAGAAAAAATCTGCGGCGCAATATAAAGTCGATTCATACGGCATACCTGTTTTTTTCCCGAAAAAGGGATTCCCCGGAACGAACCTCAACGGTAAGCTGATCCAGTGCGGCAAATGCATAATAACGGGATTTGAAGGCTCAAGATGGTACAACGGACAAGGCATACAATATCATGAAAAAGAAATGCTCTCATCCGTCAGAAAAACCATAAAAAAGATACGCCTCCGGAAAATCATAGGGAAAATAGCGCGCCAGAAAAAAATGCCTTTTTTTGTTGTTTCGCACGCTCCGGTCCAGGGAATTCATGATCTCGATGACCAATGCCACAGGGGATTTTCCTGTTTCAAAAAATTCATCGATAAAATACAGCCCGTCCTGTGGCTGCACGGGCATATACATCAACCAAGCCTGATAAAAAACCAGATTTCCGTATATAAACAGACCACAGTCATCAATGTGTGCGAATACAGGTTTATCAGCGTAAGCGAGACAGGAAAAATCAGGGTTTCACATCAATTTCAGAAAATATAA
- a CDS encoding cysteine peptidase family C39 domain-containing protein: MEESSGKMVLHTWHKKDKNHAIKVPQYRQRTNYDCGPTSLKMVLAHYGKVISVKKLRNLCKTSPENGTGPTGLKRAARRLGFSVWDKNNASIKDLKKYTLLHPVIVHYVAWGGGHYSVVIGVSKDRVLIADPSKHGIIRTVNKSRFLKYWVDENINDKPPHRRWLLVVKPKKKIAA, from the coding sequence ATGGAGGAATCAAGCGGTAAAATGGTGCTTCACACTTGGCATAAGAAAGACAAAAACCACGCTATAAAAGTTCCCCAGTATAGGCAGCGGACTAATTATGATTGCGGACCCACTTCCTTAAAAATGGTTCTTGCCCATTACGGAAAAGTAATTTCCGTAAAAAAGCTGAGAAATTTATGCAAAACATCTCCCGAAAACGGAACCGGTCCCACAGGTTTAAAAAGAGCGGCCAGAAGACTCGGTTTTTCAGTGTGGGATAAAAATAACGCTTCAATAAAAGACCTTAAAAAATATACTCTTCTTCATCCTGTGATAGTTCATTATGTGGCCTGGGGGGGTGGACATTATTCAGTTGTCATAGGCGTCAGTAAAGACCGGGTGCTTATAGCTGACCCATCCAAACACGGGATAATACGCACTGTCAATAAGTCGCGATTTCTGAAGTACTGGGTCGATGAAAATATAAATGACAAGCCGCCGCACAGAAGATGGCTGCTTGTGGTAAAGCCGAAGAAAAAGATTGCCGCCTAA
- a CDS encoding cellulase family glycosylhydrolase, protein MKNSYTYVILLILYFYFPVISCQGIGSSDKVPVITAVSLSKDTIGWREKLEIDISLDSEIENPFDYDEITVFAELISPENKKIRAEGFLYDIQKPDTEEKLIWKVRFSPDKKGLWKGIIKIKTRWGETAGDLFSFQCAESTNKGNIIVSPEDNSYFEFENREFFFPVGHNLGWASASGYKKYFRKMSENGENWARIWMCPWNLALEWTGKDFKGLKKYHLRRASYLDKIIDYAQEKGIYIQLVLNNHGQFSKTTDPEWDKNPYNAANGGPCPEPNDFFSNETAKNIFKNRLRYIIARWGYSKNLMAWELFNETSYITGFDVKTDTKWHKEISAFIKQNDIHNHLITTSYGARVNFDTFKLDDIDFSQVHTYTNNITTIIDTEYERFSKLDKPFFFGEFGSKLMNRENDPEGSILHSALWTGLTTPSSGTVMAWWWDSYIQPLDLYKYFKCISNFINDTDFRVEKFESRKAFIKDSSGKNLKVRALANDRKFYCWVYNPGIEIFGSENRIDTNEYKNVSFAIKGLCKGSYKIEYRNTFTGEIVGQNEMDAEEGMLTVNPPDFKGDIAIKISAFKILSKSFASPEIISTREPDIKEIPKKKFVCEGVKGPIIIDGNIMDWTKEGYREELLGIVSKESGCYQAEGTIKDSIDCSARFFVKHDKDNLYFLVVVTDNEIYGRSSRASIWKNDCVEIWIDAKNNASLINNMPNNPNCFQINISPISDGKEYPSIWVYRNDDANELKKQIQFFSKIIASDSGSGYFAEVKIPVAALGIGPLEKNQILGFNISVSDVDTSKNWSHMLWNGTKEDDATEWGQIIIK, encoded by the coding sequence ATGAAAAACTCATACACATACGTAATTTTACTTATATTATATTTCTATTTTCCTGTCATCTCCTGCCAGGGTATCGGATCATCCGATAAAGTCCCTGTTATCACTGCGGTATCACTTTCAAAAGATACTATAGGATGGCGAGAAAAACTGGAAATAGACATCTCACTTGATTCAGAAATAGAAAACCCGTTTGATTATGATGAAATCACTGTTTTTGCCGAACTGATTTCACCCGAAAACAAAAAAATAAGGGCCGAAGGATTTTTATACGACATCCAAAAACCGGATACGGAAGAAAAGCTCATATGGAAAGTGAGATTTTCTCCGGATAAAAAAGGCCTCTGGAAAGGAATCATAAAAATCAAAACCAGATGGGGCGAAACAGCCGGCGACTTATTCTCCTTCCAATGCGCAGAATCAACGAATAAAGGCAATATAATCGTAAGCCCCGAAGACAATTCTTATTTTGAATTCGAAAACAGGGAATTTTTCTTTCCTGTCGGGCATAATTTAGGATGGGCTTCCGCTTCCGGCTATAAAAAATATTTCAGAAAAATGTCGGAAAACGGCGAAAACTGGGCCCGAATCTGGATGTGCCCCTGGAACTTAGCCCTGGAATGGACAGGCAAAGATTTCAAGGGGTTGAAAAAATATCATCTGAGAAGAGCTTCTTACCTGGATAAAATTATTGATTATGCACAAGAAAAAGGTATTTACATACAGCTGGTTTTAAATAACCACGGACAGTTCAGCAAAACCACAGACCCGGAATGGGATAAGAACCCTTATAATGCGGCAAACGGCGGGCCATGTCCGGAACCGAATGATTTTTTCTCAAATGAAACGGCAAAAAATATCTTTAAAAACCGCCTGCGGTACATAATCGCCCGGTGGGGATACTCAAAAAACCTGATGGCATGGGAACTTTTCAATGAAACATCCTATATCACCGGATTCGATGTTAAAACAGATACAAAATGGCATAAGGAAATATCAGCCTTTATAAAACAAAACGATATCCACAACCATCTTATTACAACAAGTTACGGGGCAAGAGTAAATTTCGACACATTTAAACTCGATGATATAGATTTTTCGCAGGTGCATACTTATACAAATAATATAACCACTATTATAGATACCGAATATGAACGGTTCTCCAAGCTTGACAAACCTTTTTTCTTCGGCGAATTCGGAAGTAAACTTATGAACAGGGAAAACGACCCCGAGGGCAGCATTCTTCACTCTGCATTATGGACAGGGCTGACTACACCTTCATCGGGAACCGTAATGGCATGGTGGTGGGATTCATATATCCAGCCGCTCGATTTGTATAAATACTTCAAATGCATATCGAATTTCATCAACGACACTGATTTCAGGGTGGAAAAATTTGAATCCAGAAAAGCCTTTATTAAAGATTCTTCCGGCAAAAACCTTAAAGTCAGGGCGCTGGCCAATGACAGGAAGTTCTATTGCTGGGTATATAATCCCGGCATAGAGATATTCGGCTCGGAGAATAGAATCGACACAAATGAATATAAGAATGTATCATTCGCCATAAAAGGCTTATGCAAAGGCTCATATAAGATCGAATACCGGAATACCTTTACCGGAGAGATAGTCGGGCAAAACGAAATGGACGCAGAAGAAGGCATGTTAACCGTCAATCCTCCCGATTTTAAGGGCGATATAGCAATAAAGATCTCCGCTTTCAAAATACTTTCCAAAAGTTTCGCATCACCTGAGATTATTTCCACAAGAGAACCCGATATAAAAGAAATTCCCAAGAAAAAATTTGTGTGCGAAGGAGTGAAGGGGCCCATAATCATAGACGGAAACATCATGGACTGGACAAAGGAAGGGTACAGAGAAGAATTGCTCGGAATCGTATCAAAGGAATCAGGCTGTTATCAGGCAGAGGGAACGATAAAGGACTCCATAGACTGCAGCGCCCGGTTTTTTGTTAAACACGATAAAGACAACCTGTATTTTCTGGTCGTTGTCACAGATAATGAAATCTATGGACGGTCTTCCAGGGCAAGCATATGGAAAAATGACTGTGTCGAAATATGGATTGACGCAAAAAACAACGCCTCACTAATCAACAATATGCCGAATAATCCGAACTGCTTCCAGATCAACATATCCCCTATATCAGACGGAAAAGAATACCCTTCGATATGGGTTTACAGAAATGACGATGCAAACGAGCTGAAAAAACAGATACAATTTTTCTCCAAAATCATAGCCTCCGACAGCGGCAGCGGTTACTTCGCGGAGGTAAAAATACCGGTTGCCGCCCTTGGTATCGGCCCCCTGGAAAAAAACCAGATCCTTGGTTTTAACATTTCCGTTTCGGATGTCGACACTTCAAAGAACTGGAGCCACATGCTATGGAACGGCACAAAAGAAGATGACGCGACCGAATGGGGACAGATTATAATCAAATAA